One genomic segment of Thermodesulfobacterium sp. TA1 includes these proteins:
- a CDS encoding transposase — protein MDIWVCQGECQELGKPLRELNRRGVKKVQLFITDDLPGIENAIKMVYPASEWQLCVLHTVRNSLNKVRAKDRGLFAEDLKRIYRAETEERVKEGILRLRERWGKIYPKVVKKWEDKAYALLTFLRYPREIRQFIYTTNQVERLAKEIKRRIKVIEVFPDEGSVERLLYLILKELSERLNSRKLRGFNEIELGNYHAFPGKIFTQ, from the coding sequence TTGGATATTTGGGTATGCCAGGGAGAGTGCCAAGAATTGGGAAAACCTTTAAGAGAGTTAAATCGGCGTGGGGTAAAGAAAGTTCAACTTTTTATTACGGATGATTTGCCTGGGATAGAAAATGCCATAAAGATGGTTTATCCAGCTTCGGAATGGCAACTTTGTGTATTACATACTGTAAGGAATTCTTTAAATAAGGTGCGGGCAAAAGATAGAGGTTTATTTGCAGAAGATTTAAAAAGGATATATAGAGCAGAAACAGAAGAAAGAGTTAAGGAGGGGATATTAAGATTAAGGGAAAGATGGGGTAAGATATATCCTAAGGTAGTGAAGAAATGGGAGGATAAAGCGTATGCATTATTAACCTTTTTGAGGTATCCGAGAGAGATAAGGCAGTTTATTTATACAACTAATCAGGTTGAGAGGTTAGCGAAAGAGATAAAAAGGAGGATAAAGGTAATAGAAGTATTTCCGGATGAAGGCTCTGTTGAGAGGTTGTTATATTTAATCTTGAAAGAACTGAGTGAGAGGTTAAACTCAAGGAAGTTAAGAGGGTTTAATGA
- a CDS encoding transposase has translation MRRNEVAKEPVYLALGIKPDGRREILGFWIFGYARESAKNWENL, from the coding sequence ATTCGTCGAAATGAGGTAGCAAAGGAGCCAGTATATTTAGCTTTAGGGATAAAGCCTGATGGGAGAAGAGAGATACTTGGATTTTGGATATTTGGGTATGCCAGGGAGAGTGCCAAGAATTGGGAAAACCTTTAA
- a CDS encoding GntR family transcriptional regulator — protein MVELISRDEHEKLYLQVFDILKRKIESGEWKPGKKIPTEEQLCKMFNVSRATVRNAVLELVRHGYLIRKQGKGTFVRKNFISEGLLMTTIFKKLWVEDESIFRKEVLAKTVIMPVGDLSKELGVFENKHIIYLRILWQSDNEPSILQESFVPFNICSHLLEEDVETQSIIDLFEKKYSIKITKVHNFFELNSLDKELAQFLQIAEDTPVILITQKVFSGNTVVLLNKFYKKNDKNKLFIAFQRQIL, from the coding sequence ATGGTTGAGTTAATCAGTAGAGATGAACATGAAAAGCTTTATCTGCAAGTATTTGATATTTTGAAAAGAAAAATTGAAAGTGGGGAATGGAAGCCGGGGAAAAAGATTCCCACTGAAGAACAACTTTGTAAGATGTTTAATGTAAGTAGAGCAACTGTAAGAAATGCTGTTTTGGAACTTGTAAGGCATGGTTATTTAATAAGAAAACAAGGTAAGGGAACCTTTGTGAGGAAGAATTTTATTTCAGAAGGTTTGCTGATGACAACAATTTTTAAAAAGCTTTGGGTTGAAGATGAATCAATTTTTAGAAAAGAAGTTCTTGCAAAAACTGTAATAATGCCAGTTGGTGATTTAAGTAAGGAACTTGGAGTTTTTGAAAATAAACACATCATATATCTGAGAATTCTTTGGCAAAGCGATAATGAACCTTCAATTTTACAAGAATCCTTTGTTCCCTTTAATATATGTTCTCACCTTCTTGAGGAAGACGTTGAAACTCAGTCAATTATTGACCTCTTTGAGAAGAAATACAGTATAAAGATTACAAAGGTGCATAACTTTTTTGAACTAAATTCTTTAGATAAAGAGCTTGCCCAATTTCTTCAGATTGCTGAAGACACCCCAGTGATTTTAATAACTCAAAAAGTTTTTTCAGGAAATACAGTAGTTCTTTTGAATAAATTTTACAAGAAAAATGACAAAAATAAGTTATTTATAGCTTTTCAAAGACAAATACTATAA
- a CDS encoding HPP family protein, giving the protein MSDGKLVKDVMLGIFEYPHIPYWFSIEQTIKVVKASFIQTKKYTEPLTVLVFDEKYNLLGTVTLKDILKGIEPLFLKAPAKAQVPEEEKTGLAIVWDSLFNQESKKLAKKPVSEIMVPVKHFVGPEDPITKAAYLMIHYDLPVLPVIEEKKKFVGIVRMIEVFDAISEEIIKE; this is encoded by the coding sequence ATGTCAGATGGAAAATTAGTTAAAGATGTAATGCTTGGGATATTTGAGTATCCTCACATTCCTTACTGGTTTAGCATTGAGCAAACTATTAAAGTTGTTAAGGCTTCTTTTATTCAAACTAAAAAATATACAGAACCGCTTACTGTACTTGTGTTTGATGAGAAGTATAATCTATTAGGAACCGTTACACTTAAAGATATTTTAAAAGGAATTGAACCCCTATTTCTTAAAGCACCTGCAAAAGCACAAGTACCAGAGGAAGAAAAAACAGGGCTTGCCATAGTATGGGATAGTCTTTTTAATCAAGAATCAAAAAAGCTTGCTAAAAAACCAGTAAGCGAGATAATGGTTCCAGTAAAACATTTTGTTGGACCAGAAGACCCTATTACAAAAGCTGCTTATCTAATGATTCATTACGATTTGCCTGTTTTGCCAGTGATTGAAGAAAAAAAGAAGTTTGTTGGAATTGTAAGAATGATTGAAGTTTTTGATGCTATATCAGAAGAAATAATAAAAGAATAG
- a CDS encoding SLC13 family permease: protein MSEKRKIEGLSEPPPEIYVAKEKRKINWKKILFIFLGLACFFIVYFSPPWPDAVDPTGKHFPLTQQAKGAIALFLLAGIWWVFEVVPIGVTGIAIGVFQALFGIRSAKDAFRDFMDPAVMFIFGSVVIGIAFTKTGLTKRIAYRMLAIVGERTGMILLGSFIVTALLTHFMAHTAAAATMFPILLAINALYGEGDKPTKFGKSLFIGMAYAAGAGSIVTFLGAARGPAAAGMFKEFTGRDIGFFELTKYMFLIGWLMVFLIWVYFMIFLKPEKNIIPGLKDKVKTMVKELGPMTGQEKFVILTVIAVVCAMSAQSFVPALKPLDRSAIILCSTLLFFLVGILTIKELEEIPWNIILLFSGAMSIGFCLWKTGAAQWIAINWLGLFKNAPWIVFVLGVATFVLLMTNFIMNVAAIAISLPVSLVIAQYLGVAPDVILYASLVTAGMPFLFLIGAAPNAIAYQSGQFTLEEFFKHGIIMSIVLIIVLAIFLVTVWPLLGMPILLK, encoded by the coding sequence ATGTCTGAGAAAAGAAAAATCGAAGGGTTATCAGAACCACCACCAGAGATTTATGTTGCAAAGGAAAAAAGAAAAATTAATTGGAAAAAAATACTTTTTATTTTTCTCGGTTTAGCTTGTTTTTTTATAGTATATTTTTCACCACCTTGGCCGGATGCAGTAGACCCTACAGGTAAACACTTTCCTCTTACACAGCAAGCTAAAGGGGCAATAGCTTTATTTCTTTTGGCAGGTATATGGTGGGTTTTTGAAGTTGTACCTATAGGTGTTACGGGTATTGCAATTGGTGTATTTCAGGCTCTTTTTGGGATACGTTCAGCAAAAGATGCCTTTCGTGATTTTATGGACCCAGCTGTTATGTTTATTTTTGGTTCCGTAGTTATTGGAATCGCTTTTACTAAAACAGGACTTACAAAAAGGATTGCCTATAGGATGCTTGCAATAGTAGGTGAAAGAACAGGCATGATCCTTTTAGGATCGTTTATAGTAACAGCTTTATTAACTCATTTTATGGCACACACCGCAGCTGCTGCCACAATGTTTCCCATCTTACTTGCTATAAATGCTTTATATGGTGAGGGAGATAAACCCACAAAGTTTGGAAAATCTTTGTTTATTGGAATGGCTTATGCTGCAGGTGCAGGAAGTATTGTTACCTTTCTTGGTGCAGCAAGAGGACCTGCTGCAGCAGGAATGTTTAAAGAATTTACCGGAAGAGACATAGGATTTTTTGAATTAACAAAATATATGTTTTTAATCGGTTGGTTGATGGTTTTCCTAATCTGGGTTTATTTCATGATTTTTCTTAAACCAGAAAAAAACATTATACCAGGTTTAAAAGATAAAGTTAAAACAATGGTTAAAGAACTTGGACCTATGACAGGTCAAGAAAAATTTGTGATCCTAACTGTTATAGCGGTTGTTTGTGCGATGTCAGCTCAGTCCTTTGTTCCAGCTTTAAAACCTCTTGATCGTTCGGCTATAATACTTTGCTCAACTTTACTTTTCTTTCTTGTAGGTATTTTAACGATAAAAGAACTTGAAGAAATTCCATGGAATATAATTCTCCTTTTCAGCGGGGCAATGAGTATTGGTTTTTGTCTCTGGAAAACAGGGGCAGCTCAATGGATTGCAATAAACTGGTTAGGATTGTTTAAAAATGCACCATGGATTGTTTTTGTTTTGGGTGTGGCTACTTTTGTTTTGCTGATGACCAATTTTATAATGAATGTTGCAGCCATCGCTATATCTCTGCCTGTTTCTTTAGTTATTGCTCAATATTTAGGTGTTGCCCCTGATGTTATACTTTATGCTTCTTTGGTTACCGCGGGAATGCCTTTCTTATTTTTAATTGGTGCAGCTCCAAATGCGATTGCCTACCAGTCAGGACAGTTTACGCTAGAAGAATTTTTTAAGCACGGTATTATAATGAGTATTGTATTGATTATTGTTCTTGCAATTTTTCTTGTTACAGTTTGGCCACTGCTTGGAATGCCAATACTTTTAAAATAG